A region of Procambarus clarkii isolate CNS0578487 chromosome 48, FALCON_Pclarkii_2.0, whole genome shotgun sequence DNA encodes the following proteins:
- the LOC138351003 gene encoding glutamic acid-rich protein-like: protein MGQPPHLCTTPAEISLPTKPPEEEDVDKEEDVDKEEDVDKEDVDKEDVDKEDVDKEEDVNKEEDVDKEDVDKEDVDKEDVDKEDVDKEDVDKEDVDKEEDVNKEEDVDKEEDVDKEEDVDKEEDVDKEEYS from the exons ATGGGTCAGCCTCCACACCTGTGCACTACACCCGCAGAGATCAGCCTCCCCACTAAACCTCCAGAG GAGGAGGATGTGGATAAGGAGGAGGATGTGGATAAGGAGGAGGATGTAGATAAGGAGGATGTGGATAAGGAGGATGTGGATAAGGAGGATGTGGATAAAGAGGAGGATGTGAATAAAGAGGAGGATGTGGATAAGGAGGATGTGGATAAGGAGGATGTGGATAAGGAGGATGTAGATAAGGAGGATGTGGATAAGGAGGATGTGGATAAGGAGGATGTGGATAAAGAGGAGGATGTGAATAAAGAGGAGGATGTGGATAAAGAGGAGGATGTGGATAAGGAGGAGGATGTGGATAAGGAGGAGGATGTGGATAAGGAGGAGT ATTCATAA